In the genome of Jeotgalibacillus haloalkalitolerans, one region contains:
- the ilvE gene encoding branched-chain-amino-acid transaminase has translation MSEQLIFLDGEYVSKENAKISVYDHGFLYGDGVFEGIRSYNGNVFRLEEHLVRLYDSAKSILLEIPYTKEEMQQIVIETLQKNNLKDGYIRLVVSRGVGNLGLDPFTCKRPSVIVIAESLALFPKKLYETGIEIVTVASRRNRSDVLSPKVKSLNYLNNILVKIEAGLAGVPEALMLNDQGYVAEGSADNIFIVRGNKILTPPGYVGALEGITRNAIIELAKDKGYEMEEAVFTRHDVYVADEVFLTGTAAEVIAVVKVDGRVVGDGTPGQVTNDLLESFRELVIKDGVKVYNSALNAG, from the coding sequence GTGAGTGAACAATTAATTTTTCTGGATGGAGAATATGTGTCAAAAGAAAATGCAAAAATCTCTGTTTATGATCATGGTTTCTTATATGGCGATGGGGTGTTCGAAGGTATTCGTTCCTACAATGGAAATGTATTCCGGCTCGAAGAACATCTTGTGAGACTATATGATTCTGCAAAATCAATTTTGCTGGAAATCCCTTATACGAAAGAGGAGATGCAGCAGATTGTGATTGAAACACTGCAGAAAAACAACTTGAAAGATGGTTATATCCGATTAGTTGTTTCACGGGGGGTTGGCAACCTTGGACTTGATCCATTTACTTGCAAAAGACCAAGTGTCATTGTCATCGCCGAATCCTTAGCACTGTTTCCGAAAAAGCTTTATGAAACTGGCATTGAAATTGTTACAGTTGCCAGCAGAAGAAACCGCTCAGACGTACTGAGTCCAAAAGTAAAATCTCTCAATTATTTAAATAACATCTTAGTAAAAATTGAAGCAGGACTTGCAGGAGTTCCTGAAGCACTGATGTTAAATGATCAGGGCTATGTAGCAGAAGGATCAGCTGACAATATCTTTATTGTCAGAGGGAACAAGATCCTGACGCCTCCAGGTTATGTAGGCGCACTGGAAGGCATTACGAGAAACGCCATTATTGAATTAGCTAAAGATAAAGGCTATGAGATGGAAGAAGCCGTTTTTACAAGACATGATGTATATGTAGCAGATGAAGTATTCCTTACAGGTACAGCAGCTGAAGTCATTGCAGTTGTTAAAGTTGATGGCCGTGTTGTAGGAGATGGTACTCCGGGTCAGGTAACAAACGATTTATTAGAATCATTTAGAGAATTAGTCATTAAAGACGGTGTGAAAGTATATAATTCAGCATTAAACGCCGGCTAA
- the leuD gene encoding 3-isopropylmalate dehydratase small subunit: MEPVKKLTSNITPLDRINVDTDQIIPKQFLKRIERTGFGQFLFYGWRFNEDGTPNQDFVLNNPTYKGSEILAAGENFGCGSSREHAPWALQDYGFKVIIAPGFADIFYNNCVKNGILAIRLPEADKVIKAGKDGKAATVDLESQTVTCDGETWHFEIDSYWKQMLLNGWDEISITFQYEEAIRKYEESHV, from the coding sequence ATGGAACCGGTAAAAAAATTAACAAGCAATATAACACCGCTTGACCGTATCAATGTTGATACCGATCAGATCATACCGAAGCAGTTTCTGAAAAGAATTGAACGTACTGGATTTGGTCAGTTTCTCTTTTATGGCTGGCGCTTTAATGAAGATGGAACACCAAATCAGGATTTTGTATTAAATAACCCTACCTATAAAGGATCTGAAATTCTGGCAGCGGGTGAAAACTTTGGCTGCGGTTCTTCAAGAGAACACGCTCCCTGGGCACTGCAGGACTACGGTTTTAAAGTTATTATTGCACCAGGTTTCGCGGATATTTTTTACAATAATTGCGTAAAGAATGGTATACTCGCAATCAGACTTCCGGAAGCGGATAAAGTCATAAAGGCAGGAAAAGATGGAAAGGCTGCTACTGTTGATCTTGAATCACAAACCGTTACTTGTGATGGTGAAACGTGGCACTTTGAAATTGATTCTTACTGGAAACAGATGCTTCTGAATGGCTGGGATGAAATTTCAATTACATTTCAGTATGAAGAAGCGATCAGGAAATATGAAGAGTCACACGTCTAA
- the ilvN gene encoding acetolactate synthase small subunit, producing the protein MKRVITTTVINQSGVLNRVTGLLMKRQFNIESITVGHTEQPGISKMTFVVHVEDQRKLEQLLKQLQKQIDVLKVNDISDKAIVTRELALIKVLSPPAVRSEITSIIEPFRATVIDMSKNVITVQVTGDPEKVEAFIDLVRPYGIKEMTRTGATAFVRENQKTPSQQLSIL; encoded by the coding sequence ATGAAACGAGTGATCACAACAACCGTTATTAACCAAAGCGGTGTACTGAACCGGGTGACCGGATTGCTAATGAAAAGACAGTTCAACATTGAAAGCATCACAGTAGGGCACACTGAACAGCCTGGCATTTCAAAAATGACATTCGTTGTTCATGTAGAGGACCAGAGAAAGCTTGAACAGCTCTTAAAGCAGCTGCAAAAACAGATTGACGTGCTGAAAGTAAATGACATTTCAGATAAAGCCATTGTTACGAGAGAGCTCGCACTGATTAAGGTGCTCTCGCCGCCGGCAGTCAGAAGTGAGATCACAAGTATCATTGAACCATTCAGAGCGACTGTCATTGATATGAGTAAAAATGTCATCACCGTTCAGGTAACAGGTGATCCTGAAAAAGTAGAGGCATTTATCGACCTGGTCAGACCATACGGCATCAAAGAAATGACCAGAACAGGCGCAACAGCCTTTGTCAGAGAAAACCAGAAAACACCATCCCAGCAATTATCAATTTTATAA
- a CDS encoding pyridoxamine 5'-phosphate oxidase family protein — MANRVEDHLTPGLYEEFLHERFVQLATVDAQTGGTNIASLSWVHAKDESVLIFAVDHRSRIIQNIEKQPLCSLSIIAGGSTYSISGRAKVAGQSSADVPIGLSIIRLEIDEVRDVMFYGAKIVTEPAFAKTYDEQAARNLDQQVMEELKKH, encoded by the coding sequence GTGGCTAACAGAGTTGAAGATCATCTGACACCGGGCTTATATGAGGAGTTTTTACATGAGCGGTTTGTGCAGCTGGCAACAGTGGATGCGCAGACTGGAGGTACAAATATTGCTTCTCTGTCATGGGTACATGCAAAGGATGAGTCAGTGCTGATCTTTGCGGTGGACCACCGTTCAAGAATCATTCAGAATATCGAAAAACAGCCACTCTGCTCACTCTCGATCATTGCAGGTGGAAGCACTTATTCTATCAGTGGCAGAGCGAAAGTGGCGGGTCAGTCATCGGCAGACGTACCAATCGGTCTTTCAATTATCCGTCTTGAGATAGACGAAGTGCGGGATGTTATGTTTTACGGCGCAAAAATCGTTACAGAACCTGCTTTTGCCAAAACATATGACGAACAGGCTGCAAGAAACCTTGACCAGCAGGTGATGGAGGAATTAAAAAAGCACTGA
- a CDS encoding 2-isopropylmalate synthase, translating into MRKIDVFDTTLRDGEQSAGINLNTAEKLEIARQLERFNADVIEAGFPASSQGDFEAVKKIAQTVKGSIVTGLARSVKSDIDTSWEALKYGEQPHIHIFLATSPIHMTHKLKKTPDQVVDIAVESVKYAKKHFPLVQWSAEDAFRSDPDFLVRVVREVIKAGATTINLPDTVGYATPSEYGAMFRHLKENVHGIDRVKLSAHCHNDLGMAVANTIAAIENGADQVEGTINGLGERAGNAALEELAVALHIRKDKFTFGTDVKLDEIKRTSQLVSQLTGMAIQANKAVVGKNAFAHESGIHQDGMLKERTTYEIITPELIGENSTQIVLGKHSGRHAFKDKAIALGFELSDEKITEAFKAFKALADKKKEISEDDLYVLLTDQQIQEEEVPVYELKSVQVQYGNGSIPTASVSVISPDGDLLQEASTGSGSVEAICNTLERLVKGKVHLLDYRVTSIGKGRDALGEAVVNMTYNGKSTTGRDVAQDVLEASAKAYLNAINRQLVNERKRSYAKTV; encoded by the coding sequence GTGCGAAAAATTGATGTATTCGATACAACGCTTAGAGACGGTGAACAGTCAGCCGGAATAAACCTGAACACTGCAGAAAAACTTGAGATTGCCAGACAGCTTGAACGTTTTAATGCCGATGTGATTGAAGCAGGATTTCCTGCTTCATCACAGGGTGATTTCGAAGCAGTTAAAAAAATCGCGCAAACAGTTAAAGGTTCAATTGTGACAGGACTTGCGAGATCAGTAAAAAGCGATATTGATACTTCCTGGGAAGCACTTAAATACGGTGAGCAGCCACATATTCATATTTTCCTGGCAACGTCACCGATTCATATGACGCACAAATTAAAAAAGACGCCTGATCAGGTGGTTGATATCGCAGTTGAATCTGTGAAATATGCCAAAAAGCATTTTCCGCTTGTGCAGTGGTCAGCTGAGGATGCATTCAGATCAGACCCTGACTTTCTTGTCAGAGTCGTTAGGGAAGTCATTAAAGCGGGTGCGACTACGATTAATCTTCCGGATACAGTCGGTTATGCAACACCTTCTGAGTATGGGGCGATGTTCAGACATTTGAAAGAAAATGTTCATGGCATTGATCGTGTAAAACTTTCAGCGCACTGCCACAATGACCTTGGAATGGCCGTGGCGAATACAATCGCAGCGATTGAAAATGGTGCAGATCAGGTTGAAGGCACAATCAACGGTCTTGGTGAACGTGCAGGGAATGCTGCGCTTGAAGAGCTTGCAGTAGCCCTTCATATCAGAAAAGATAAATTCACATTTGGCACTGATGTCAAATTAGATGAAATCAAACGTACGAGCCAGCTTGTTAGCCAGCTGACAGGAATGGCAATCCAGGCAAACAAAGCAGTCGTTGGTAAAAATGCATTTGCTCATGAATCAGGAATTCACCAGGACGGCATGCTGAAAGAACGCACAACGTATGAGATTATAACACCTGAACTGATCGGTGAAAATTCAACACAAATCGTACTCGGAAAACATTCCGGTCGTCATGCATTCAAAGACAAGGCGATTGCACTTGGCTTTGAGCTGAGTGATGAAAAGATTACTGAAGCATTTAAAGCATTTAAAGCACTTGCTGATAAGAAAAAAGAGATTTCAGAAGATGATCTGTACGTATTGTTAACAGATCAGCAGATTCAGGAAGAAGAAGTTCCGGTATATGAACTGAAATCAGTACAGGTTCAATACGGTAATGGAAGCATTCCGACCGCTTCAGTATCAGTCATCTCACCTGATGGTGATCTGCTGCAGGAAGCATCTACCGGATCAGGCAGTGTAGAAGCAATTTGTAATACGCTGGAACGTCTGGTGAAGGGGAAAGTTCATCTGCTTGATTATCGTGTTACTTCTATTGGAAAAGGACGCGACGCACTTGGAGAAGCAGTTGTGAATATGACGTATAACGGAAAATCGACGACAGGTCGTGATGTTGCTCAGGATGTACTTGAAGCTTCAGCTAAAGCTTACCTGAATGCCATCAACAGGCAGCTGGTCAACGAACGCAAGAGATCTTACGCAAAAACTGTATAG
- the leuB gene encoding 3-isopropylmalate dehydrogenase, with amino-acid sequence MKKTVAVLHGDGVGQEVTEAAVKVLQSVGRRFDHTFEVEEGLIGGIAIDETGDPLPKETLEVCEKSDAVLLGAVGGPKWDQNPSALRPEKGLLGIRKHFGLFANLRPVKAVKGMSEASPLKDHLSKDVDMMIVRELTGGLYFGEPKRKTHNGAVDSLTYSRAEIERIVEQGFELARLRKGKVTSVDKANVLETSKLWREVVEEKKAHYPDVEVEHLLVDAAAMKLITQPASFDVVVTENLFGDILSDEASVLTGSLGMLPSASIRSDGFGLYEPVHGSAPDIAGMNIANPSAAILSVAMMLKYSFGMETEASAVETAVYSVFDDGYCTTDVQKAGHRVLSTSAFADKVIEELERELVSDHILSAYV; translated from the coding sequence ATGAAGAAAACAGTAGCAGTTCTACATGGAGACGGAGTTGGACAGGAAGTAACAGAGGCAGCAGTGAAAGTTCTCCAGTCAGTTGGACGGAGATTTGACCATACATTTGAGGTTGAAGAAGGGCTGATTGGTGGAATTGCTATTGATGAAACAGGTGATCCTCTGCCAAAAGAAACACTTGAGGTTTGTGAGAAAAGCGATGCAGTTTTACTTGGTGCAGTTGGAGGTCCGAAATGGGACCAAAACCCTTCAGCACTCCGCCCGGAGAAAGGACTTCTTGGCATCAGAAAACACTTTGGATTATTTGCTAACCTGAGACCGGTTAAAGCGGTCAAAGGCATGAGTGAAGCATCTCCTCTAAAGGACCATCTGTCAAAAGACGTTGATATGATGATTGTTAGAGAATTAACAGGTGGACTTTACTTTGGTGAACCAAAAAGAAAAACCCATAACGGAGCGGTTGATTCATTGACGTATTCACGTGCAGAAATCGAGCGCATTGTTGAACAGGGATTCGAGCTGGCACGCCTTAGAAAAGGAAAAGTAACATCTGTCGATAAAGCAAACGTTCTTGAAACAAGTAAGCTGTGGAGAGAAGTAGTGGAAGAAAAGAAAGCACATTATCCGGATGTTGAGGTCGAACACCTGCTGGTTGACGCTGCAGCAATGAAACTGATTACCCAGCCTGCATCATTTGATGTAGTTGTGACTGAGAATCTGTTTGGAGATATCCTGAGTGATGAAGCATCCGTACTTACTGGATCGCTTGGTATGCTTCCTTCAGCAAGTATCCGTTCTGACGGCTTCGGTCTATACGAACCCGTACACGGTTCAGCGCCTGATATCGCCGGAATGAATATTGCCAATCCATCTGCAGCCATTCTGTCGGTTGCAATGATGCTTAAATATTCATTTGGAATGGAAACAGAAGCGTCTGCTGTTGAAACAGCTGTATACAGCGTGTTTGACGATGGATATTGTACAACGGATGTTCAAAAAGCAGGACACAGAGTACTGAGCACATCCGCTTTTGCAGATAAAGTAATTGAAGAACTTGAAAGAGAACTGGTATCAGATCATATCTTGTCTGCTTATGTATAA
- a CDS encoding YlaH-like family protein produces the protein MVNVEDRLSFFPALYRVDVNPEAGMWYLYLTIILLSIVVYKLGFAKKLPPLKSALIYLFLILGCTVLTFLAVFLPVTEGLIIAALILIIYKIRLRREQAKGTV, from the coding sequence ATGGTAAATGTAGAAGACCGTTTATCGTTTTTTCCTGCGCTTTACAGAGTGGATGTAAATCCTGAGGCAGGAATGTGGTATCTTTACCTCACGATTATTCTATTATCAATTGTTGTTTATAAGCTCGGCTTTGCAAAAAAGCTGCCGCCATTAAAATCAGCACTGATCTACCTGTTTCTTATTCTGGGCTGTACAGTGCTGACGTTTCTGGCAGTATTTCTCCCGGTTACAGAAGGCCTGATCATTGCAGCGCTGATTCTGATTATTTATAAGATCAGACTAAGAAGGGAACAGGCTAAAGGGACAGTATAG
- the ilvB gene encoding acetolactate synthase large subunit, with product MSVQVNTKQAEALGGDVEKQAVQGADIFIQSLQNEGVEMIFGYPGGAVLPIYDALYKNPIPHILARHEQGAIHAAEGYARVSGKTGVVIATSGPGATNLVTGIADAMMDSLPLVVFTGQVASAVIGTDAFQEADIVGITQPITKHNYQVKDVNDLPRIIHEAFHIASTGRPGPVLVDIPKNVSNEIFTMAEVKQTEVNLPGYQPTTTPNFLQIQKVAQAIQKAKKPLVLAGAGVLHAKAAEDLTAFIEQTKIPVTNTLLGLGTIHGEHPQFLGMAGMHGTYAANMAICECDLLINFGARFDDRLTGNLEHFAPNAQVIHIDIDPAEIGKNVPTDIPIVADAKEAIQALLKLGISTEGIEQWTAHLNEMKEEYPLHYKNEEEGILPQEAIEMIHKHTRGDAIVTTDVGQHQMWTAQYYKFNHPDHWVTSGGLGTMGFGFPAAIGAQLAKPKETVVAITGDGGFQMTLQELSLLQESQIPVKVIILNNQCLGMVRQWQQTFYQERYSESLMPSQPDFVKLAEAYDIEGYKVTSLNEADAVFEKALNSNKPVLIDCRVKQIENVYPMVAPGKGLHEMLGVKP from the coding sequence ATGAGTGTGCAAGTTAATACGAAACAGGCAGAAGCACTTGGCGGTGATGTAGAGAAGCAGGCAGTTCAGGGAGCAGATATATTTATCCAGTCACTTCAAAACGAAGGGGTGGAAATGATTTTTGGTTATCCGGGTGGAGCAGTACTGCCGATCTATGATGCATTATACAAAAATCCGATTCCTCATATTCTGGCAAGACATGAGCAGGGCGCAATACATGCTGCAGAAGGTTATGCGAGAGTTTCGGGTAAAACAGGGGTTGTCATTGCAACTTCCGGTCCCGGAGCGACAAACCTTGTTACCGGTATTGCTGATGCCATGATGGATTCACTGCCGCTCGTTGTTTTTACCGGCCAGGTTGCCAGTGCGGTAATCGGTACGGATGCATTCCAGGAAGCAGATATCGTAGGAATCACACAGCCAATTACCAAACACAATTATCAGGTAAAAGATGTGAATGATCTGCCAAGAATTATCCATGAAGCGTTTCACATTGCTTCAACCGGAAGACCGGGTCCTGTTCTGGTAGACATTCCAAAGAATGTATCAAACGAAATCTTTACAATGGCTGAAGTGAAACAGACTGAAGTGAACTTACCTGGTTATCAGCCAACCACTACACCAAATTTTCTGCAGATTCAGAAAGTGGCGCAGGCAATTCAGAAAGCAAAAAAGCCGCTTGTACTTGCAGGAGCGGGTGTATTACACGCTAAGGCTGCAGAAGACCTGACAGCTTTTATAGAACAGACAAAAATTCCAGTGACGAACACACTCCTGGGTCTCGGTACGATTCACGGAGAGCATCCACAGTTCCTTGGTATGGCCGGCATGCACGGTACATACGCAGCGAACATGGCAATATGTGAATGCGATCTGCTCATCAACTTCGGTGCCAGGTTTGATGACAGACTGACTGGAAATCTGGAACACTTCGCACCGAATGCGCAGGTCATTCACATTGATATTGATCCTGCTGAAATCGGTAAAAACGTTCCTACTGATATCCCGATAGTTGCTGATGCAAAGGAAGCAATCCAGGCATTACTCAAACTTGGCATTAGTACAGAAGGAATTGAACAGTGGACAGCTCATTTAAATGAAATGAAAGAGGAATATCCGCTGCATTATAAAAATGAAGAAGAAGGTATACTCCCTCAGGAAGCAATCGAGATGATACACAAGCACACTCGCGGTGATGCCATTGTCACAACTGACGTAGGACAGCATCAGATGTGGACAGCCCAGTACTATAAGTTCAATCATCCTGATCACTGGGTAACATCAGGCGGTCTTGGCACAATGGGATTCGGCTTCCCGGCAGCGATTGGCGCTCAGCTGGCTAAGCCGAAAGAAACAGTTGTTGCTATCACAGGTGATGGAGGATTCCAGATGACACTGCAGGAGCTTTCACTGCTGCAGGAAAGTCAGATTCCGGTGAAAGTCATCATTCTGAATAACCAGTGTCTCGGAATGGTACGCCAGTGGCAGCAGACTTTCTATCAGGAAAGATACTCTGAGTCACTGATGCCATCCCAGCCGGATTTTGTCAAACTGGCTGAGGCATACGACATCGAGGGTTACAAAGTAACAAGCCTTAATGAAGCAGATGCGGTATTTGAAAAAGCGTTAAATTCAAATAAACCAGTCCTGATCGACTGCAGAGTCAAACAGATTGAAAATGTATACCCAATGGTTGCACCAGGAAAAGGGTTGCATGAAATGTTAGGGGTGAAACCATGA
- a CDS encoding YlaI family protein — protein sequence MRVKCFLCDKIESIEDFSPLAKKLRNRPIHTYLCEECNTRIESKTKKRIATGNFKQYKSSRKIEKDF from the coding sequence ATGAGAGTTAAATGTTTTTTATGCGATAAAATCGAATCAATTGAAGATTTCAGTCCACTTGCCAAAAAGCTCCGCAACCGGCCGATTCACACTTACCTGTGCGAGGAATGCAACACACGTATTGAAAGTAAAACAAAAAAACGGATCGCTACCGGTAATTTTAAGCAATACAAGAGCTCAAGGAAAATTGAAAAAGACTTTTAA
- the leuC gene encoding 3-isopropylmalate dehydratase large subunit — MAKTIIEKVWNDHIVYEEENKPDLLYIDLHLIHEVTSPQAFEGLRLQGRKVRRPDLSFATMDHNVPTKNREVIKDPVSKQQMNTLADNCKEFGIPLAHMHHPDQGIVHVIGPELGLTQPGKTIVCGDSHTSTHGAFGALAFGIGTSEVEHVLSTQTLWQSKPKTMEIRVEGELGFGVTAKDVILAIISKFGVDAGTGYVVEYTGDAIRKMSMEERMTVCNMSIEAGARAGLISPDETTAEFLKNRAHVPAEQYEELKDKWLSYASDEGAVYDQTLTIHADEIEPFVTWGTNPSMGSGISATVPRSEDYSTQSKKEELKQALTYMDLSEGMPITDIEIQHVFIGSCTNSRIGDLRAAAKVIEGKKVHENVTAIVVPGSFTVKIKAEEEGLDRIFKEAGFEWRESGCSMCLAMNDDIVPAGERCASTSNRNFEGRQGAGSRTHLVSPAMAAAAAVEGKFTDVRKLHVHA; from the coding sequence ATGGCGAAGACGATTATTGAAAAAGTTTGGAACGACCATATTGTATATGAAGAAGAGAATAAACCTGATCTTCTCTATATTGATCTGCACCTGATCCATGAAGTGACTTCACCGCAGGCATTTGAAGGATTAAGGTTACAAGGAAGAAAAGTCAGAAGACCTGATTTAAGCTTCGCCACGATGGACCATAACGTGCCCACTAAAAATCGTGAAGTGATTAAAGACCCGGTGTCAAAGCAGCAAATGAACACGCTGGCAGATAACTGTAAGGAATTTGGTATACCACTTGCTCACATGCATCACCCTGATCAGGGAATCGTTCACGTCATCGGTCCTGAACTCGGTCTGACTCAGCCGGGTAAAACAATCGTCTGCGGTGACAGCCATACTTCAACGCACGGTGCATTCGGCGCGCTGGCATTTGGTATCGGTACAAGCGAAGTTGAACATGTATTATCTACCCAGACACTCTGGCAGTCAAAGCCGAAGACGATGGAAATCAGAGTGGAAGGTGAACTCGGGTTTGGTGTAACAGCTAAAGATGTGATTCTTGCCATTATCTCTAAGTTCGGCGTTGATGCAGGAACAGGGTACGTTGTGGAGTATACAGGTGATGCGATCAGAAAGATGTCGATGGAAGAGCGTATGACAGTATGTAATATGTCGATTGAAGCAGGTGCCCGTGCAGGATTGATCAGTCCTGATGAAACAACAGCTGAATTTTTAAAGAACCGTGCACATGTACCGGCTGAGCAGTATGAGGAATTGAAAGATAAATGGCTCAGCTATGCTTCTGATGAAGGGGCTGTTTATGATCAGACATTGACTATTCATGCAGATGAGATCGAACCGTTTGTGACGTGGGGAACGAACCCGTCAATGGGATCAGGTATCTCGGCTACGGTTCCAAGGTCTGAAGACTATTCGACTCAATCAAAAAAAGAAGAGCTGAAGCAGGCGCTGACCTATATGGACTTATCAGAGGGAATGCCGATTACTGATATCGAAATCCAGCACGTGTTTATCGGTTCATGCACGAACTCGCGTATCGGAGATTTGAGAGCAGCAGCTAAAGTAATTGAAGGTAAGAAGGTTCATGAGAATGTAACGGCAATTGTCGTGCCTGGATCATTTACAGTGAAAATCAAAGCCGAAGAAGAAGGGTTAGACAGGATTTTCAAGGAGGCAGGTTTTGAATGGCGTGAATCAGGATGCAGTATGTGTCTTGCGATGAACGACGATATCGTTCCAGCCGGTGAACGCTGCGCATCAACTTCTAACCGTAACTTTGAAGGGAGACAGGGTGCAGGATCCAGAACTCACCTTGTCAGTCCTGCAATGGCAGCAGCAGCAGCTGTTGAAGGCAAATTCACAGATGTCAGAAAGCTTCACGTACATGCATAA
- the ilvC gene encoding ketol-acid reductoisomerase yields the protein MVKVYYNQDINSSLEGKKVAVIGYGSQGHAHAQNLKDTGHDVVVGVRKGKSWEQAEQDGLEVKTVRDAAEEADIIMVLLPDERQTHVYEEEIKPGLRAGKSLVFAHGFNVHFNQIVPPSDVDVFLVAPKGPGHLVRRTFESGAGVPALFAVYQDQSGQAAETALAYAKGIGSARAGVLETTFKEETETDLFGEQAVLCGGLTSLVKAGFETLVEAGYQPELAYFECLHELKLIVDLMYEDGMSGMRYSISDTAQWGDFVSGPRVVDADTKKRMKDILTDIQDGKFAKGWLLENQLNRPEFTAIANRENEHQIEKVGRELRSMMPFVKAGKEKQKEVVASAKN from the coding sequence ATGGTAAAAGTTTATTACAATCAGGACATCAACAGCTCACTAGAAGGCAAAAAAGTAGCAGTAATCGGATACGGATCACAAGGTCACGCACACGCACAAAACCTTAAAGATACAGGTCATGACGTAGTAGTCGGCGTAAGAAAAGGGAAGTCATGGGAGCAGGCTGAACAGGATGGACTCGAAGTAAAAACAGTAAGAGATGCAGCTGAAGAAGCAGATATCATCATGGTTCTTCTTCCGGATGAAAGACAAACGCATGTATATGAAGAAGAAATCAAGCCGGGTCTACGCGCAGGTAAATCACTTGTATTTGCACACGGTTTTAACGTTCACTTCAACCAGATCGTTCCACCGTCTGATGTAGATGTATTCCTTGTTGCACCTAAAGGCCCTGGACACCTGGTCCGCAGAACATTCGAATCAGGCGCAGGTGTACCGGCACTGTTCGCAGTCTATCAGGATCAGTCAGGTCAAGCTGCTGAAACAGCACTTGCTTACGCTAAAGGAATCGGAAGCGCGCGTGCAGGTGTACTTGAGACAACATTTAAAGAAGAAACTGAAACAGATCTATTCGGAGAGCAGGCAGTACTTTGTGGAGGACTTACTTCACTTGTGAAAGCAGGATTTGAAACACTTGTAGAAGCAGGCTATCAGCCGGAACTTGCATACTTCGAATGTTTGCATGAGCTGAAGCTGATCGTTGACTTAATGTATGAGGATGGCATGAGCGGAATGAGATATTCAATCTCAGATACAGCTCAGTGGGGAGATTTCGTATCGGGTCCGCGTGTCGTTGATGCAGATACGAAGAAGCGCATGAAAGACATCCTGACAGATATCCAGGACGGAAAGTTTGCTAAAGGATGGCTGCTTGAGAATCAGCTGAACCGCCCGGAATTCACAGCAATTGCTAACCGAGAGAACGAACATCAGATCGAAAAGGTGGGTCGAGAGCTGCGCAGCATGATGCCATTTGTTAAAGCAGGTAAAGAAAAACAGAAGGAAGTGGTTGCGAGTGCGAAAAATTGA